From the genome of Chitinispirillales bacterium ANBcel5, one region includes:
- the ere(B) gene encoding EreB family erythromycin esterase, producing MRFEEWVKDRHIPFKLNHHDDNNDDFKPLSKIIGNTRVVALGENSHFIKEFFLLRHNLLRFFIEDLGFTTFAFEFGFAEGHIINNWIHGQGTDDEIDRFLTHFYYPEELKTTLLWLRDYNKAAKTKITFLGIDIPRNGGSYFPNIEIVHDFFRTADKEALHIINDALNIAKKIDYFSTSQAALKLHELTDSDKCHLTCQIARAKVRLEAMAPIHIEKYGKKKYETILHYINGMIYLDYNIQAMAGFISGAGMQGDMGAKDKYMADSVLWHLNNQQSEQKLIVVAHNAHIQKTPILYDGFLSCLPMGQRLKDAIGDDYMSLGITSYSGHTAALYPEADTKYGFRVDNFQLQEPNEGSVEKAISDCGVTNSFVSFRNIPGDVQSIPNKIRFDSIYMETELEKAFDGIFQIEKSSVSEVVYG from the coding sequence ATGAGGTTCGAAGAATGGGTCAAAGATAGACATATTCCTTTCAAGCTGAATCACCATGATGATAATAATGATGATTTTAAACCACTAAGTAAAATAATAGGAAATACCCGGGTTGTAGCATTAGGTGAAAATTCGCACTTCATAAAAGAATTCTTTTTGTTACGACATAACCTTTTGCGTTTTTTCATCGAAGATCTTGGGTTTACAACGTTTGCTTTTGAATTTGGTTTTGCTGAAGGGCATATCATCAATAACTGGATACATGGGCAGGGAACTGACGATGAAATAGACAGATTCTTAACACACTTCTATTATCCAGAAGAGCTCAAAACCACATTACTATGGCTAAGAGACTACAATAAAGCAGCAAAGACTAAAATCACATTTCTTGGCATTGACATACCCAGAAATGGAGGTTCATACTTTCCAAATATAGAGATAGTGCATGACTTTTTTAGAACAGCGGATAAAGAAGCACTTCACATTATCAATGATGCACTGAATATTGCAAAAAAGATTGATTACTTCTCCACATCACAGGCTGCCTTAAAATTGCATGAGCTAACAGATTCTGATAAATGCCATTTAACTTGTCAAATAGCTCGTGCAAAAGTACGCCTTGAAGCTATGGCTCCGATTCACATTGAAAAATATGGAAAGAAAAAATATGAGACTATTCTGCATTATATCAACGGAATGATATACCTGGACTATAATATTCAAGCAATGGCGGGCTTTATTTCCGGAGCTGGAATGCAGGGCGATATGGGTGCAAAAGACAAATACATGGCAGATTCTGTGCTGTGGCATTTAAATAACCAACAAAGTGAGCAGAAATTGATAGTAGTTGCACATAATGCACATATTCAAAAAACACCCATTCTGTATGATGGATTTCTAAGTTGCCTACCAATGGGCCAAAGACTAAAAGACGCCATTGGTGATGACTATATGTCTTTAGGCATTACTTCTTATAGTGGACATACTGCGGCCCTCTACCCGGAAGCTGATACAAAATATGGTTTTCGAGTTGATAACTTCCAATTGCAGGAACCCAATGAAGGTTCTGTAGAGAAGGCAATTTCTGATTGTGGAGTTACTAACTCTTTTGTCTCCTTTAGAAATATACCTGGAGATGTACAATCCATTCCGAACAAGATTCGATTTGATTCCATTTACATGGAAACAGAACTTGAAAAAGCATTCGATGGAATATTTCAAATTGAAAAGTCATCTGTATCTGAGGTCGTTTATGGTTAA